The Paraburkholderia largidicola DNA segment CACGTCCAGGAAATGCGTAATAGAGGCCAGCCAGGGAGGCTCGCTGACTTTGTCGCATGTCAGATGAATCAGCCCGGGAAGGCCGGTGAGCAAAGAGCGTAACGGCGCCCCGTCAAAATAGAATGATCCTGCGAGAAAGGATCCCGCCGTGCCCTCGTCAGCCGCCCATTTGAACGTCTGAGCATGTCTGCTCGGGGCAAAGTCCACCGCCACCTCGAAGCGTTGACGTGCTTTCCTGCCTGGCCCGCTTCGAATCGTATGTCCGTCCGCATGTGGCAAGAGAACGAAGTCGCCTGATCGAAGCGTCACAGAGGGACCATTGCATTGAGACACCGACAGTTCGCCCGCACGCAGATGTAAAAACGTTGCCGGCCCTGGCGGAAAAATCACTTCAGTGGAACCGCCCAGCTCGCCGTGAAAAACGTGATCTCCACGAAGGCGGATCAGCTTGAGTACCTGCGACAGGACATCGGCGTGCTCGGACGGCATGGGTGACTCCTCGGGGCATATTCACAGGGCTGCGCCCATCAACGATGTGTGCGATGGTCAGGAGACTAACAGCTGCTTGACGACGAGCCTCGCGTACACGCCCGGCATCGCACTGGTCATGCCTTGCGGGCCGCTCATCGCGATGTGGGATGGCGATCGCGTGGAGCGCAAATGGCAGATCGTCGGCCCGGCGCTGCGGGTTGCCGCCACCGGGCTCTGTTCTGCACAATCGCGCCCCGCTGCCCTGACCGTGCTGACGGGCGCGCTTGTGACGCTCGGCGCGACGACGCTGTCGTACAACTTCCACGCGTATCAGTCTGAACTCTACCCAACACGCGTACGGGCGCGTGCGACAGGCTTTGTCTATGCGCGGCGCCGCCTGTCGGGAATCTTCAGCGGATTTCTGGTTGCCTATGCGCTGCGCGGCGGTGGGGTATCGGCTACGCTCCTGCTGATCGCTGCGTGCATGGCCCATCGATGCTCTCGTGATCGGCGTGCTGGGACCGGCGACACGCGGCCGGTCGCTGGAGTCGATTTCGCAATAGACGCCGCAAGCCAAGGAATCGCCGGAAACTTCGCATACGAGGCGCGGGTAACAGCACACGCCAACGTGAAGCCCGTCCGGATTGCGTACAGGAATTTCATCATGCTTTCAGTACTCCGCCTGCAAAGACACAGACCCGTGGTACTCGCTGCCCTCGTGATGATAGCGGGTGCATGTGTTCCCGCCTCAACGGCTGGCGCTGTCGATGTGGAAGCCGGAGAAGCGCCCTTTCTCTCCGAAAACGACAAGGCGATGACGAAAATGATGGACGACATGTCCATCAAACCGACAGGCGACGTCGACCGGGACTTCGTGGCGATGATGGCACCGCACCATCAGGGCGCAATCGACATGGCGCAAGCCGAACTGCGCTACGGACACAACGAACGATTGCGTCGCATCGCCCAGGAGATCGTGGTCGAGCAACAGCAGGGAATCGTCGCAATGCGGCTCGCGCTGGGTCAGCCATTGCCCGCTCCTGCCCCTGCGCCGGACCAGGCTACGCCGGCATCGATCCCCGCGCCACTGCATTCGACCTCCCCGACTCACATGAACATGCAGAAGGAGCCATGATGAAAACCACGTCCATCGCAGCGACGACACTCGCGGCTCTCATGCTCGCCGCGCTGCAGCCAGCCTCGGCAGGTCAGGTACCCGGTTTGCAGTCGGATCCGGATATCCCCATCACCCATCGTGATCGCGTGTACGCGGCCGAGCAGTTTTCCAACACAGTCTCTGTGATCGACCCGGCCGACAACCACCTGGTCGGCCTGGTTCGCCTCGGCGATCCGACGCCGGCAAACTTCAGCCCGCTATATCACGGCCAGGTGCTGGTGCACGGCATGGGTTTTTCACCGGACCACCGCACACTCGCGGTGGTATCGATCGGCTCCAATTCCGTCACGTTCATCGATACGCAGACGAACGCGATCAAACATGTCAGCTATGTCGGCCGATCGCCGCACGAAGCGTTCTTCACGCGCGACGGCAACGAGGTGTGGGTGACGGTGCGCGGCGAGAACTATGTCGACGTGCTCGACGGCAAGACGTTCAAGGAGAAGACACGCATTACCGTTCCCGCGGGCCCGGGCATGCAGATATTCTCGCCCGACGGCAAGTATGGCTACGTATGTTCTTCGTTCAACCCGGAGATCGAAGTCATTTCGGTGGCGGACCACAGGATCGTCGGCAAGGTCAGGCAGGAAAGCCCGTTCTGCCCGGACCTCGCCGCGACGCCGGACGGCAGGCAGGTATGGTTCACGCTAAAAGATGTCGGCAAGATTCAGGTGTTCGATGCCCGACCGCCGTTTGCGTCGTTGACGACGATCGAAACCGGGCCCATCACGAACCACGTCAACATCGTGCGCAACGCGAATGGCATGTTTGCCTATGTGACCGTAGGTGGCCTGAATCAGGTCAAGGTGTTCCGCACCGACGACTTCTCGCAGGTCGCAACGATTCCGGTCGGCAACCTGCCGCATGGGATCTGGCCATCGGGCGACGGCAGCCGCGTCTACGTCGGCCTCGAAAACGACGACGCAATGACCGTCATCGATACGCTGGCGAACAAGGTCATTGCCAACGTACCGATCGGACAGGCACCGCAGGCGGTAGCTTATGTGCCGAACGCGGTGCCCGAAGGCGACGGTACGGCGAACACGCAGCCGCTTGGCCTGGCGGGACAGACCACGCACCTCGCAATGAAAGCCGTCGCAACAGGCAAACCCGCTGACGCTGCCGGTGTGCCCACCACCGTCACACTGTTCGATCAGGGATTGATTCAGGTGCTGCAGGCCGCTGTCACCGGGCTGGAGCCCAGACAGCCCTACGTGCTGTGTCTTTCGGACAAGCCCGACGGCAGCGGCACCGTGGAACCGCTGGCCGACTTCATGACCAACGGAGCCGGCGCAGCCATCGTCACCGCGCTGGGCCAGATCCGCCAACTGGTCGCACCCGAAACGGGCGCAGCGGGCGACAGGCGTCGTTATCTGATGATCGCTCCACACGTTGCGGGGAAACGTGGCGCGGTGGTCCAGGTGCAAGCGCTTTAGCCAGGCACGCGCTTCAGGGAATCCAGACGCGTGCCGAACCGGTCGGATCGCGGCGGGTAGAGATGCGCCGGGTCCAGCGAGAATGCGACCGGGCGCACCCGGCCCATGATCTCATCGCGAGGGAAGAATCCGAAATATCGCGAGTCCCACTATTGTCGAGATTGTCGCCGAGCATCGCATCGCCGGTTAGCCTGTTCATCCCGAGCGCCTGATATCGTGCGCGCGTCCCGTCGACGTACAGCACGTTGTCGCCCATCGCGATTGCCCACGACGTGGTGCTCCATTTCTCAGACAGCCGCTAGCAAATGCTTGCGGTTGATCGGGGCGTTGAGGCGGCGATTTTTTATCGCCTCCTTCTGTTGGCGCCTACACGCCCGGCTTCCCCTTCGCCTTGGTCTTCGGACTGCTGGCCGCACTAGAGCGCTCTTTCGATGCAGCGCCCCGTTGCGTCTCACTCGCCGGTTCGCCGCGCGCCGCCGCCATCATGTCCTCGAGGTAATGCTGCATCACGCGCTGGAACTCCAGGATCGCCGCGTTCCTGTCGCTCACGCTCGCGTCGTGGCTAAGCGTGACAGCCGCCTTCATCAAATGCTGGACGATCACGGCCCGGAACAGCGCCTCTTTCGCGGAAAGTCCCGGGGCGAGTGCGGCCAAGACAGACGCGATCCCTTTGCGCAATCTTTCGCGCACGCCATTGGCGCCGGGCAGCACGACATCGTGCACATCGGCCAGCGTCACGAAGGCGGGATGCCTCTTGCGAAACGTCGCAAACAGTGTCGTCAGCGTGCCGGCAACGGTCGACACGTCGAGCGACGACACTTCCTCGCGCAGCCGCTCAAATGCTGCCTCGATCTCGGTCACATAGTGTTCGATCAGCGTGCCTGCGATCTGCTCTTTTGTCGGAAAGAACTGGTAGAGCGAACCAATCGATGACTTCGCGCGCGCGGCGATCGCCGTCATCGTCGTTGCTTCATACCCCTTTTCGGCAAATTCCGCACTCGCGGCTTCGAGCAACGATGCGACCCGCGCATGGCCTCTCGCGCGGCTAGGCGCCTTGACTTCGCTCGCGGCCAAAGTTGACTTTTGTGAGTCCATCCTCATATACTATTTGTGAGCACCCCCTCACAATACATCACCCGCCAATCCCTTTCAACGGAAGACCATCTCGATGCAAAAACTCGACCCCAAGACGACAGCGCTCGTTCTGATCGATCTCCAGCAGGGCATTCTCGGCTTCGGCAAAGCACCTCGTTCCGGTGAAGCCGTCGTGACCGCGGCTGCCGCGCTCGCGAAGCGCTTTCGCGAAGTGGACGCGCCCGTCGTGCTGGTCCGCGTGGGCTGGAGCGCCGATTTCGGCGACGCACTGAAGCAGCCCGTCGATCAACCCGCAGCACTCCCACCTGGCGGATTGCCCGCGAACTGGTGGGATTTCCCCGCAGAACTGGCCGTGGAAGAGCACGACATCAAGATCACGAAGCGCCAATGGAGCGCTTTCTATGGCACCGAACTCGATCTGCAATTGAGGCGCCGCGGCATCCAGACCATTGTGCTCGGTGGGATTTCGACGAATATCGGCGTCGAGTCGACGGCCCGTGCCGCGCACGAACACGGTTACTCGCTGGTGCTCGTCGAGGACGCCATGAGCTGCACTGCGCCCGAGCATCATCAGGCATCGCTCGATTTCATCTTTCCGAGGCTCGGCCTGGTGCGCCGATCTGCCGATGTACTGAGCGCACTGGCCGACTGACGCGGCGAGATGAACGGACGGCTGTGCGCCCTCGCCGCATCCGCCGTCGCAACGCACGTGACAGGCGCGTGCCATTCAACGCGTTCCGAGCACCATCGTCGCCGGCGATGACAACAGAGATCGTGCGCGCGCATCCTGTTCAACGGTTATCACGCCCTGGTCTGGATCAATCTGGCGCTCCCTGAAGGGCAATATCCGATCCGATGATGATCCAGACCCGCATAGGTTTCGGCGCAATTGAAATAGGGGCGATGACAATCGACTGTCACGCCCTTCCAGGCGCGTCCGCGAGTGGTGGCAATCGGCTGCTGGGGACGCGCGCACAGAATTTCGTCAATCGAAATCAGTTTCGGCAGGCACGACGAAGGCATGACGTTCTGAAACATGGCACGATCCGCGAGCAACGAGCGGCCAACACCAGTGGTGGGTCGCAGAAGCCAATCCATGACAGCGCGATTGATTGCGTCACAAGTTACGAAACACGGACAACGCCGCTCGTGCGTGACTCTCGTTTTGCGTTATCTGGCCAATAACTTCGTATTGCGCGAGGTTGCGAAGGCGTCTTTGATAAAAGCATTACCCGTCTTCTCAGCGAGCGCATATGCCTGCTGTTCGGTCATCCAGTATCGCTGGCTAGCTGCGTCGTACTGGAGATAGCCAGATGCGGCGAGGTCGGCCAGCCAATCGCGCACGCACCACAATTCTGTTCTGGTTGTATTCGCAAGCACTTCTGCTGATGACGGATTGTCAGCCAGCACGCTATAGAGTTTCAGTCTATTACCGGCAACTATCGTGGACGCGTATATGACCGGTTCACGACGATGATGGAATGCGCTATAGAACCTGGCGAGTTTCCCGATTTGAATAGCCATGATTGCCTCCTGGTCACGCTTCGTCGCATAGTCGGGTTCGACGGAATGGTCCGCTGGATCAGTTGAATTGCGGCCGTCGGATCGGGGACGTGGAGAATCGGATGGCGCCAGTGTGCTGCTATGCGTGAAACAAGAAAAGCTAATTTCTCTAACTTCAATTAAGTGTCGCTAATGTAGTGCGGCTTGCCGGCGCGATGACGCCCTTTGCC contains these protein-coding regions:
- a CDS encoding AraC family transcriptional regulator, encoding MPSEHADVLSQVLKLIRLRGDHVFHGELGGSTEVIFPPGPATFLHLRAGELSVSQCNGPSVTLRSGDFVLLPHADGHTIRSGPGRKARQRFEVAVDFAPSRHAQTFKWAADEGTAGSFLAGSFYFDGAPLRSLLTGLPGLIHLTCDKVSEPPWLASITHFLDVESRSAGPGSLLMISRLIDLLVIRTLRMWVSRQGDRVGWLSGLSDERVGRALNAMHREPDRAWTVSALAETAMMSRSMFSDRFTAVVGLPPLRYLTRWRLTVAADLLRGGTLKVTEVAHRAGYGSEAAFSRAFKEEFGYPPRDAHRIAQTGAFVARSSELL
- a CDS encoding DUF305 domain-containing protein; translated protein: MIAGACVPASTAGAVDVEAGEAPFLSENDKAMTKMMDDMSIKPTGDVDRDFVAMMAPHHQGAIDMAQAELRYGHNERLRRIAQEIVVEQQQGIVAMRLALGQPLPAPAPAPDQATPASIPAPLHSTSPTHMNMQKEP
- a CDS encoding YncE family protein, with the protein product MKTTSIAATTLAALMLAALQPASAGQVPGLQSDPDIPITHRDRVYAAEQFSNTVSVIDPADNHLVGLVRLGDPTPANFSPLYHGQVLVHGMGFSPDHRTLAVVSIGSNSVTFIDTQTNAIKHVSYVGRSPHEAFFTRDGNEVWVTVRGENYVDVLDGKTFKEKTRITVPAGPGMQIFSPDGKYGYVCSSFNPEIEVISVADHRIVGKVRQESPFCPDLAATPDGRQVWFTLKDVGKIQVFDARPPFASLTTIETGPITNHVNIVRNANGMFAYVTVGGLNQVKVFRTDDFSQVATIPVGNLPHGIWPSGDGSRVYVGLENDDAMTVIDTLANKVIANVPIGQAPQAVAYVPNAVPEGDGTANTQPLGLAGQTTHLAMKAVATGKPADAAGVPTTVTLFDQGLIQVLQAAVTGLEPRQPYVLCLSDKPDGSGTVEPLADFMTNGAGAAIVTALGQIRQLVAPETGAAGDRRRYLMIAPHVAGKRGAVVQVQAL
- a CDS encoding TetR/AcrR family transcriptional regulator, producing MTAIAARAKSSIGSLYQFFPTKEQIAGTLIEHYVTEIEAAFERLREEVSSLDVSTVAGTLTTLFATFRKRHPAFVTLADVHDVVLPGANGVRERLRKGIASVLAALAPGLSAKEALFRAVIVQHLMKAAVTLSHDASVSDRNAAILEFQRVMQHYLEDMMAAARGEPASETQRGAASKERSSAASSPKTKAKGKPGV
- a CDS encoding hydrolase; translated protein: MQKLDPKTTALVLIDLQQGILGFGKAPRSGEAVVTAAAALAKRFREVDAPVVLVRVGWSADFGDALKQPVDQPAALPPGGLPANWWDFPAELAVEEHDIKITKRQWSAFYGTELDLQLRRRGIQTIVLGGISTNIGVESTARAAHEHGYSLVLVEDAMSCTAPEHHQASLDFIFPRLGLVRRSADVLSALAD